The Zalophus californianus isolate mZalCal1 chromosome 7, mZalCal1.pri.v2, whole genome shotgun sequence genome includes a region encoding these proteins:
- the VARS1 gene encoding valine--tRNA ligase isoform X2: protein MSILYVSPHPDAFPSLRALIAARYGEAGEGPGWGGAHPRICLQPPPTSRTPFPPPRLPALEQGPGGLWVWGATAVAQLLWPAGLGGPGGSRAAVLVQQWVSYADTELIPAACGATLPALGLRSSAQDPQAALGALGRALSPLEEWLRLHTYLAGEAPTLADLAAVTALLLPFRYVLDPPARRIWGNVTRWFITCVQQPEFRAVLGEVVLHSGARPLSQQPVPEVPAPPKTATQLKKEAKKREKLEKFQQKQKTQQQQPPPAEKKPKPEKRGKRDPGVITYDLPTPAGEKKDVSGTMPDSYSPQYVEAAWYPWWEQQGFFKPEYGRSSVSAPNPRGIFMLCIPPPNVTGSLHLGHALTNAIQDSLTRWHRMRGETTLWNPGCDHAGIATQVVVEKKLWREQGLSRHQLGREAFLQEVWKWKEEKGDRIYHQLKKLGSSLDWNRACFTMDPKLSAAVTEAFVRLHEEGVIYRSTRLVNWSCSLNSAISDIEVDKKELTGRTLLSVPGYKEKVEFGVLVSFAYKVQGSDSDEEVVVATTRIETMLGDVAIAVHPKDPRYQHLKGKSVIHPFLSRSLPIVFDDFVDMEFGTGAVKITPAHDQTDYEVGQRHGLEAISIMDSRGALINVPPPFLGLPRFEARKAVLAALKERGLFRGVEDNPMVVPLCNRSKDVVEPLLRPQWYVRCGEMAQAASAAVTRGDLRILPEAHQRTWHAWMDNIRDWCISRQLWWGHRIPAYFVTVSDPAVPSGQDPDGRYWVSGRSEAEAREKAAKEFGVSPDKISLQQDEDVLDTWFSSGLFPFSIFGWPNQSEDLSVFYPGTLLETGHDILFFWVARMVMLGLKLTGKLPFKEVYLHAIVRDAHGRKMSKSLGNVIDPLDVIHGVSLQGLHDQLLSSNLDPSEVEKAKEGQKADFPAGIPECGTDALRFGLCAYTSQGMASKTSWPSPFPTVGTSREGEWQGFTLRSHPGRDINLDVNRILGYRHFCNKLWNATKFALRGLGKGFVPSPTSEPGGHESLADRWIRSRLTEAVRLSNQGFQAYDFPAATTAQYSFWLYELCDVYLECLKPVLNGVDQVAAECARQTLYTCLDVGLRLLSPFMPFVTEELFQRLPRRTLQAPPSLCVTPYPEPSECSWKDPEAEAAMDLALSITRAVRSLRADYNLTRIRPDCFLEVADAATGALGSAVSGYVQTLASAGVVAVLALGAPVPQGCAVALASDRCSVHLQLQGLVDPARELGKLQAKRSEAQRQAQRLRERRAAAGYPSKVPLDVQEADRAKLQQTEAELRKVDEAIALFQKML, encoded by the exons ATGTCCATCCTGTATGTCTCCCCTCATCCCGACGCCTTCCCCAGCCTCCGTGCCCTTATAGCGGCGCGCtatggggaggctggggaggggccgggcTGGGGAGGAGCCCACCCCCGAATCTGTCTCCAGCCACCTCCGACCAGCAGgactccctttcccccaccccgccTGCCCGCCCTGGAGCAGGGGCCCGGTGGGCTCTGGGTGTGGGGGGCCACCGCTGTGGCCCAGCTGCTGTGGCCGGCAGGCCTAGGGGGCCCTGGCGGTAGCCGGGCCGCCGTCCTGGTCCAACAGTGGGTCAGTTATGCCGACACGGAGCTAATACCAGCTGCCTGTGGAGCAACGCTGCCGGCCTTGGGACTCCGGAGCTCTGCCCAGGACCCCCAG GCTgccctgggggccctgggtcGGGCCCTGAGCCCCCTGGAAGAGTGGCTTCGGCTGCACACCTACCTGGCTGGGGAGGCCCCCACGCTGGCTGACCTGGCGGCTGTCACAGCCTTGCTGCTGCCTTTCCGTTAC GTCCTGGACCCCCCTGCGCGCCGGATCTGGGGTAATGTGACGCGCTGGTTCATCACGTGTGTCCAGCAGCCAGAATTCCGGGCAGTGCTGGGAGAGGTGGTTCTGCACTCGGGGGCCAGACCCCTCTCTCAACAGCCAG TTCCCGAGGTCCCTGCACCCCCAAAGACGGCTACTCAACTcaagaaagaggcaaaaaaacGGGAGAAGCTAGAGAAATTCCAACAGAAGCAAAAGACCCAGCAGCAGCAACCCCCCCCAGCAGAG AAGAAACCAAAACCAGAGAAGAGGGGGAAACGGGATCCTGGGGTCATTACCTATGACCTCCCAACCCcagctggggaaaagaaag ATGTCAGTGGCACCATGCCAGACTCCTACAGCCCTCAGTATGTGGAAGCTGCCTGGTATCCTTGGTGGGAGCAGCAGGGCTTCTTCAAGCCGGAGTATGGA CGTTCCAGTGTGTCCGCACCAAATCCCCGGGGAATCTTCATGCTGTGCATCCCACCCCCCAATGTGACAGGCTCCCTGCACCTGGGCCACGCACTCACCAATGCCATCCAGGACTCCCTGACGCGGTG gcACCGCATGCGCGGGGAGACCACCCTGTGGAACCCTGGCTGTGACCACGCGGGCATTGCCACCCAGGTGGTGGTGGAGAAGAAGCTCTGGCGCGAGCAGGGCCTGAGCCGGCACCAGCTGGGTCGAGAGGCCTTCCTGCAGGAGGTCTGGAAGTGGAAAGAGGA GAAAGGTGACCGGATTTACCACCAGCTGAAGAAGCTTGGCAGCTCCTTGGACTGGAATCGAGCCTGTTTCACCATGGACCCT aaACTCTCCGCAGCTGTGACAGAGGCCTTTGTCCGGCTCCACGAGGAAGGAGTCATCTACCGCAGTACCCGCCTCGTCAACTGGTCCTGCAGCCTCAACTCTGCCATCTCTGACATCGAG GTGGATAAAAAGGAGCTGACAGGTCGCACTCTGCTCTCTGTGCCTGGCTACAAGGAGAAGGTGGAGTTTGGGGTCCTTGTCTCCTTCGCCTACAAGGTCCAAGGCTCAG ACAGTGAcgaggaggtggtggtggcaaCAACTCGGATCGAAACAATGCTGGGCGACGTGGCCATAGCCGTGCACCCCAAAGATCCTAGATATCAG cacctgAAGGGGAAGAGCGTGATCCATCCATTCTTGTCTCGGAGCCTCCCCATTGTCTTTGACGATTTTGTGGACATGGAGTTTGGCACAG GTGCGGTGAAGATCACCCCTGCACACGACCAGACCGACTATGAGGTCGGGCAGCGGCACGGCTTGGAGGCCATCAGCATCATGGACTCCCGAGGGGCCCTCATCAACGTGCCCCCACCTTTCCTG GGCCTACCGAGGTTTGAGGCCAGGAAGGCGGTGCTGGCAGCACTGAAGGAGCGGGGACTGTTCCGGGGTGTCGAGGACAACCCCATGGTGGTGCCGCTTTGCAA CCGGTCCAAGGATGTGGTGGAGCCTCTGCTGCGGCCGCAGTGGTACGTGCGCTGTGGGGAGATGGCCCAGGCCGCCAGTGCCGCCGTGACACGGGGCGACCTCCGCATCCTCCCTGAGGCCCATCAGCGGACGTGGCATGCCTGGATGGACAACATCCG GGACTGGTGCATCTCCCGGCAGCTGTGGTGGGGCCACCGCATCCCAGCCTACTTCGTCACAGTCAGTGACCCCGCCGTGCCCTCAGGGCAG GACCCGGATGGGCGGTACTGGGTGAGCGGGCGCAGCGAGGCCGAGGCCCGGGAGAAGGCGGCCAAGGAATTTGGAGTGTCCCCTGACAAGATCAGTCTCCAGCAAG ATGAGGATGTCCTGGACACGTGGTTTTCTTCtggtctctttcccttctccattttCGGCTGGCCCAACCAG TCAGAAGATCTGAGTGTGTTCTACCCGGGGACGCTGCTGGAGACGGGCCATGACATCCTCTTCTTCTGGGTGGCCAGGATGGTCATGCTTGGCCTGAAGCTCACTGGCAAGCTGCCCTTCAAAGAG GTCTACCTCCACGCCATCGTGCGAGATGCCCACGGCCGAAAGATGAGCAAGTCTCTAGGCAATGTCATCGACCCCCTGGACGTCATCCACGGAGTCTCCCTGCAG GGCCTCCACGACCAGTTACTGAGCAGCAACCTGGATCCCAGTGAGGTGGAGAAGGCTAAAGAAGGGCAG AAGGCAGACTTCCCGGCCGGGATTCCCGAGTGTGGCACCGACGCCCTCCGGTTTGGACTCTGTGCCTACACGTCCCAGGGTATGGCCTCCAAAACCTCTTGGCCAAGTCCCTTCCCCACGGTGGGCACGAGTCGGGAGGGAGAATGGCAAGGATTCACCCTTCGCTCCCACCCAGGTCGTGACATCAACCTGGACGTGAACCGGATATTGGGGTACCGCCACTTCTGCAACAAGCTCTGGAACGCCACCAAGTTTGCCCTCCGGGGCCTTGGGAAGGGTTTTGTGCCCTCACCGACCTCTGAG CCTGGAGGCCATGAGA GCCTGGCAGACCGCTGGATCCGCAGCCGGCTGACTGAGGCCGTGAGGCTTAGCAACCAAGGCTTCCAGGCCTACGACTTCCCAGCCGCCACCACTGCGCAGTACAGTTTCTGGCTCTACGAGCTCTGTGATGTCTACCTG GAGTGCCTGAAGCCCGTGCTGAATGGGGTGGACCAAGTGGCGGCCGAGTGTGCTCGCCAGACCCTCTACACCTGCCTGGACGTTGGCCTGCGGCTGCTGTCACCCTTCATGCCCTTCGTGACTGAGGAGCTGTTCCAGAGGCTGCCCCGGCGGACACTGCAAGCTCCCCCTAGCCTCTGTGTTACCCCCTATCCGGAGCCCTCAGAG TGCTCCTGGAAGGACCCTGAGGCGGAAGCTGCCATGGACCTGGCCCTAAGCATCACGCGAGCTGTGCGCTCCCTGCGGGCGGACTACAACCTCACCCGGATCCGGCCTGACT gTTTCCTGGAGGTGGCTGACGCGGCCACAGGTGCTCTGGGGTCGGCGGTGTCGGGCTACGTGCAGACGCTGGCCAGTGCGGGTGTGGTGGCCGTCTTGGCCCTGGGGGCCCCTGTGCCGCAGGGCTGTGCCGTGGCCCTGGCCTCTGACCGCTGCTCCGTCCACCTGCAGCTGCAGGGGCTGGTGGACCCCGCGCGGGAGCTGGGCAAGCTGCAGGCCAAGCGCAGCGAGGCCCAGCGCCAGGCCCAGCGTCTGCGGGAGCGCCGCGCTGCTGCGGGCTACCCTAGCAAGGTGCCCCTCGACGTCCAGGAGGCAGACAGAGCCAAG ctccaaCAGACAGAAGCAGAGCTCAGGAAGGTGGATGAGGCCATCGCGCTGTTCCAGAAGATGCTGTGA
- the VARS1 gene encoding valine--tRNA ligase isoform X1, with amino-acid sequence MSILYVSPHPDAFPSLRALIAARYGEAGEGPGWGGAHPRICLQPPPTSRTPFPPPRLPALEQGPGGLWVWGATAVAQLLWPAGLGGPGGSRAAVLVQQWVSYADTELIPAACGATLPALGLRSSAQDPQAALGALGRALSPLEEWLRLHTYLAGEAPTLADLAAVTALLLPFRYVLDPPARRIWGNVTRWFITCVQQPEFRAVLGEVVLHSGARPLSQQPVPEVPAPPKTATQLKKEAKKREKLEKFQQKQKTQQQQPPPAEQKKPKPEKRGKRDPGVITYDLPTPAGEKKDVSGTMPDSYSPQYVEAAWYPWWEQQGFFKPEYGRSSVSAPNPRGIFMLCIPPPNVTGSLHLGHALTNAIQDSLTRWHRMRGETTLWNPGCDHAGIATQVVVEKKLWREQGLSRHQLGREAFLQEVWKWKEEKGDRIYHQLKKLGSSLDWNRACFTMDPKLSAAVTEAFVRLHEEGVIYRSTRLVNWSCSLNSAISDIEVDKKELTGRTLLSVPGYKEKVEFGVLVSFAYKVQGSDSDEEVVVATTRIETMLGDVAIAVHPKDPRYQHLKGKSVIHPFLSRSLPIVFDDFVDMEFGTGAVKITPAHDQTDYEVGQRHGLEAISIMDSRGALINVPPPFLGLPRFEARKAVLAALKERGLFRGVEDNPMVVPLCNRSKDVVEPLLRPQWYVRCGEMAQAASAAVTRGDLRILPEAHQRTWHAWMDNIRDWCISRQLWWGHRIPAYFVTVSDPAVPSGQDPDGRYWVSGRSEAEAREKAAKEFGVSPDKISLQQDEDVLDTWFSSGLFPFSIFGWPNQSEDLSVFYPGTLLETGHDILFFWVARMVMLGLKLTGKLPFKEVYLHAIVRDAHGRKMSKSLGNVIDPLDVIHGVSLQGLHDQLLSSNLDPSEVEKAKEGQKADFPAGIPECGTDALRFGLCAYTSQGMASKTSWPSPFPTVGTSREGEWQGFTLRSHPGRDINLDVNRILGYRHFCNKLWNATKFALRGLGKGFVPSPTSEPGGHESLADRWIRSRLTEAVRLSNQGFQAYDFPAATTAQYSFWLYELCDVYLECLKPVLNGVDQVAAECARQTLYTCLDVGLRLLSPFMPFVTEELFQRLPRRTLQAPPSLCVTPYPEPSECSWKDPEAEAAMDLALSITRAVRSLRADYNLTRIRPDCFLEVADAATGALGSAVSGYVQTLASAGVVAVLALGAPVPQGCAVALASDRCSVHLQLQGLVDPARELGKLQAKRSEAQRQAQRLRERRAAAGYPSKVPLDVQEADRAKLQQTEAELRKVDEAIALFQKML; translated from the exons ATGTCCATCCTGTATGTCTCCCCTCATCCCGACGCCTTCCCCAGCCTCCGTGCCCTTATAGCGGCGCGCtatggggaggctggggaggggccgggcTGGGGAGGAGCCCACCCCCGAATCTGTCTCCAGCCACCTCCGACCAGCAGgactccctttcccccaccccgccTGCCCGCCCTGGAGCAGGGGCCCGGTGGGCTCTGGGTGTGGGGGGCCACCGCTGTGGCCCAGCTGCTGTGGCCGGCAGGCCTAGGGGGCCCTGGCGGTAGCCGGGCCGCCGTCCTGGTCCAACAGTGGGTCAGTTATGCCGACACGGAGCTAATACCAGCTGCCTGTGGAGCAACGCTGCCGGCCTTGGGACTCCGGAGCTCTGCCCAGGACCCCCAG GCTgccctgggggccctgggtcGGGCCCTGAGCCCCCTGGAAGAGTGGCTTCGGCTGCACACCTACCTGGCTGGGGAGGCCCCCACGCTGGCTGACCTGGCGGCTGTCACAGCCTTGCTGCTGCCTTTCCGTTAC GTCCTGGACCCCCCTGCGCGCCGGATCTGGGGTAATGTGACGCGCTGGTTCATCACGTGTGTCCAGCAGCCAGAATTCCGGGCAGTGCTGGGAGAGGTGGTTCTGCACTCGGGGGCCAGACCCCTCTCTCAACAGCCAG TTCCCGAGGTCCCTGCACCCCCAAAGACGGCTACTCAACTcaagaaagaggcaaaaaaacGGGAGAAGCTAGAGAAATTCCAACAGAAGCAAAAGACCCAGCAGCAGCAACCCCCCCCAGCAGAG CAGAAGAAACCAAAACCAGAGAAGAGGGGGAAACGGGATCCTGGGGTCATTACCTATGACCTCCCAACCCcagctggggaaaagaaag ATGTCAGTGGCACCATGCCAGACTCCTACAGCCCTCAGTATGTGGAAGCTGCCTGGTATCCTTGGTGGGAGCAGCAGGGCTTCTTCAAGCCGGAGTATGGA CGTTCCAGTGTGTCCGCACCAAATCCCCGGGGAATCTTCATGCTGTGCATCCCACCCCCCAATGTGACAGGCTCCCTGCACCTGGGCCACGCACTCACCAATGCCATCCAGGACTCCCTGACGCGGTG gcACCGCATGCGCGGGGAGACCACCCTGTGGAACCCTGGCTGTGACCACGCGGGCATTGCCACCCAGGTGGTGGTGGAGAAGAAGCTCTGGCGCGAGCAGGGCCTGAGCCGGCACCAGCTGGGTCGAGAGGCCTTCCTGCAGGAGGTCTGGAAGTGGAAAGAGGA GAAAGGTGACCGGATTTACCACCAGCTGAAGAAGCTTGGCAGCTCCTTGGACTGGAATCGAGCCTGTTTCACCATGGACCCT aaACTCTCCGCAGCTGTGACAGAGGCCTTTGTCCGGCTCCACGAGGAAGGAGTCATCTACCGCAGTACCCGCCTCGTCAACTGGTCCTGCAGCCTCAACTCTGCCATCTCTGACATCGAG GTGGATAAAAAGGAGCTGACAGGTCGCACTCTGCTCTCTGTGCCTGGCTACAAGGAGAAGGTGGAGTTTGGGGTCCTTGTCTCCTTCGCCTACAAGGTCCAAGGCTCAG ACAGTGAcgaggaggtggtggtggcaaCAACTCGGATCGAAACAATGCTGGGCGACGTGGCCATAGCCGTGCACCCCAAAGATCCTAGATATCAG cacctgAAGGGGAAGAGCGTGATCCATCCATTCTTGTCTCGGAGCCTCCCCATTGTCTTTGACGATTTTGTGGACATGGAGTTTGGCACAG GTGCGGTGAAGATCACCCCTGCACACGACCAGACCGACTATGAGGTCGGGCAGCGGCACGGCTTGGAGGCCATCAGCATCATGGACTCCCGAGGGGCCCTCATCAACGTGCCCCCACCTTTCCTG GGCCTACCGAGGTTTGAGGCCAGGAAGGCGGTGCTGGCAGCACTGAAGGAGCGGGGACTGTTCCGGGGTGTCGAGGACAACCCCATGGTGGTGCCGCTTTGCAA CCGGTCCAAGGATGTGGTGGAGCCTCTGCTGCGGCCGCAGTGGTACGTGCGCTGTGGGGAGATGGCCCAGGCCGCCAGTGCCGCCGTGACACGGGGCGACCTCCGCATCCTCCCTGAGGCCCATCAGCGGACGTGGCATGCCTGGATGGACAACATCCG GGACTGGTGCATCTCCCGGCAGCTGTGGTGGGGCCACCGCATCCCAGCCTACTTCGTCACAGTCAGTGACCCCGCCGTGCCCTCAGGGCAG GACCCGGATGGGCGGTACTGGGTGAGCGGGCGCAGCGAGGCCGAGGCCCGGGAGAAGGCGGCCAAGGAATTTGGAGTGTCCCCTGACAAGATCAGTCTCCAGCAAG ATGAGGATGTCCTGGACACGTGGTTTTCTTCtggtctctttcccttctccattttCGGCTGGCCCAACCAG TCAGAAGATCTGAGTGTGTTCTACCCGGGGACGCTGCTGGAGACGGGCCATGACATCCTCTTCTTCTGGGTGGCCAGGATGGTCATGCTTGGCCTGAAGCTCACTGGCAAGCTGCCCTTCAAAGAG GTCTACCTCCACGCCATCGTGCGAGATGCCCACGGCCGAAAGATGAGCAAGTCTCTAGGCAATGTCATCGACCCCCTGGACGTCATCCACGGAGTCTCCCTGCAG GGCCTCCACGACCAGTTACTGAGCAGCAACCTGGATCCCAGTGAGGTGGAGAAGGCTAAAGAAGGGCAG AAGGCAGACTTCCCGGCCGGGATTCCCGAGTGTGGCACCGACGCCCTCCGGTTTGGACTCTGTGCCTACACGTCCCAGGGTATGGCCTCCAAAACCTCTTGGCCAAGTCCCTTCCCCACGGTGGGCACGAGTCGGGAGGGAGAATGGCAAGGATTCACCCTTCGCTCCCACCCAGGTCGTGACATCAACCTGGACGTGAACCGGATATTGGGGTACCGCCACTTCTGCAACAAGCTCTGGAACGCCACCAAGTTTGCCCTCCGGGGCCTTGGGAAGGGTTTTGTGCCCTCACCGACCTCTGAG CCTGGAGGCCATGAGA GCCTGGCAGACCGCTGGATCCGCAGCCGGCTGACTGAGGCCGTGAGGCTTAGCAACCAAGGCTTCCAGGCCTACGACTTCCCAGCCGCCACCACTGCGCAGTACAGTTTCTGGCTCTACGAGCTCTGTGATGTCTACCTG GAGTGCCTGAAGCCCGTGCTGAATGGGGTGGACCAAGTGGCGGCCGAGTGTGCTCGCCAGACCCTCTACACCTGCCTGGACGTTGGCCTGCGGCTGCTGTCACCCTTCATGCCCTTCGTGACTGAGGAGCTGTTCCAGAGGCTGCCCCGGCGGACACTGCAAGCTCCCCCTAGCCTCTGTGTTACCCCCTATCCGGAGCCCTCAGAG TGCTCCTGGAAGGACCCTGAGGCGGAAGCTGCCATGGACCTGGCCCTAAGCATCACGCGAGCTGTGCGCTCCCTGCGGGCGGACTACAACCTCACCCGGATCCGGCCTGACT gTTTCCTGGAGGTGGCTGACGCGGCCACAGGTGCTCTGGGGTCGGCGGTGTCGGGCTACGTGCAGACGCTGGCCAGTGCGGGTGTGGTGGCCGTCTTGGCCCTGGGGGCCCCTGTGCCGCAGGGCTGTGCCGTGGCCCTGGCCTCTGACCGCTGCTCCGTCCACCTGCAGCTGCAGGGGCTGGTGGACCCCGCGCGGGAGCTGGGCAAGCTGCAGGCCAAGCGCAGCGAGGCCCAGCGCCAGGCCCAGCGTCTGCGGGAGCGCCGCGCTGCTGCGGGCTACCCTAGCAAGGTGCCCCTCGACGTCCAGGAGGCAGACAGAGCCAAG ctccaaCAGACAGAAGCAGAGCTCAGGAAGGTGGATGAGGCCATCGCGCTGTTCCAGAAGATGCTGTGA